gcggcttttttttttatttatttatttattttttgtttaaattttaatgatgGCCAGAGATGCAGCCCTCGAAGCCCCcaatcccccctcccccacccaaTCACAcgacaaataaacaaattaactCTAAAAATCATTGAATTTGCAGTTGCatcgtgtgttcgtgtgtAATGCCGATTGTTTAATgtaattgttttgtttatcaGTGTTGCAAATATCCCCCCAACGATGGGGCACAAGGGAGGTGTTTCCTGGGGAGATGCCGTGTTGCCAGCAAAATGCAGCAGTAATAAATAATAGCATCAATAAATAGAATAATTATGGGGGAATTTCGGCAGGAGaatcaaataaatgtttattttaatCTTTAACCCCTTTAAAGGTCAATTCTACGAAGTAATCAATGCGATTAATGGTCCAAATATTTACTCAAAATCTCATTTGACCATCAATCGCTGGTCTCCGATCATTCGTTCTAATGAAATTTCCAGATTCTAGATAgtttaatatttatagaattttcGTTCATCAATTTCAGAGAAACCAAATGAAAACGAATGATTATACTGCGAATaaagtgagtgagtgagtggaCAGCAGGGGCGGGgacctgctgctggttctggtcTAGTCTTTCCGATAAGATATGGCAGAACTATTCTTGTAAAATGAGTTTCACTTTTCCTTTAAATTcgttggggtttttttttgtttattttcccCCTCCTCGACCTTGTACTTTGCACAATTACTTCATAGATTTCACAATAATAATAGAAGCCACAGCtagagcaagagcaacaaaCGAAGCTACTAGTATAACGACAATGTCATCATTCTGTGGCACTCATCGACGGAACAGCCAGTTGCCTCGGCGTTTCGTTTGGTTaattatttagttatttattaaTCGACGCACGCCAAAAGCATGCACAGGGCACGGGAGCAATTAAACGATTGTCAACAATacaatttatgaatatttttgttttttattattattatataaaattcTATTCAAAGTCAGTACAGCCCAATCGCATGCACAGTGGAGATGCCTATCAGCCTCAAGGGGAAACGTATTACATGGATTGCCCTCAAGATTATTGTTTGGAttaaagccacaaaaataCTTTGGTCTCCACACATGCCAGCCACAAAGCGTACTACCACTATATAAAGACCCACCGATCGTTCTGAATGATCTGTCTATAGTTTCTGTTTCAAACAACCAACACGTTGCCGGTTGCTGTTTTCGATATGAAACTGCCAGTTCTTCTTTGGATTTCGCTGGCTCTGCTAATGGTgagcgtttttttttatagtggGTTCAAGAGGTGACTCCTGGGAGCGACCGAGGTGGGCTGCTGCAAGACGCGTCGGACGAAAAGGGAATACCACTTGTTCGATTCGGATTGTTTTCATTTAAGTTCATATCGTCTATAACTCGTTCTTTGGGGAAACCTCAAACTATCCCCATATCCCCATCTAACATATTCTAATGATATTTCTTCCACAAAATTAGAGCATGGCTGCAGCTCAAGGGCCTGCCGAGGCGGCCCAGGCGGGCATCGGTgcggcagctggagctggcgcaCAGATCGGAGCCCAAGCCGGTGGTGGGGCAGACGCAGCCGAAGGCATGGGCGTGGGCATGGACGCGGGTGTCGGaggtggagccggagccggagccggtgcCGGAGCAAAGGGAGGAGCCGGAgttggcggtggcggtggcggcggtgccAAAGGCCGACGCTAGAGGCGGCGGCACTTCCGTTTGAAATACCATTTggcttttgctgtttgtttagGGCACGCACTTGTGCGTCGCACTTGCCCCGTAACACTCTTGACTCCCTGTGGCACTCACACTTACACTCGCACACTCACAGTTGGTGGCACTCGTAACCCCCTTTTCACACTCTCATACAGACACAATCGGAGTGGCGCCAGTTTTTACGAAGGAAAGATTGGTGAGATTGGAGGCGCTCAGTGTCATAATTGATTTGAAATTGCGTGGAGTCGCGTCGCCCcactgccccatgccccccctccccccctaaAATGCTGGAACGTACAACTCACGATTCCACGAATCGGCGCACTTCAAATGCCGCACTTTTGGCAGcttaaattccatttaatgCCATTTTTATGAAATACACCTTCAAAATGTATCTATCTGAcgattgtatctgtatctgtatctacaaacgctgtcgctgtcgctgttgctgccttcAAGGCAGGCCACAGAAATAGAAAACTCATCAGCAAATGTTAAAAATATCAACAGAATTTCCACATAAATCAAGtgatcaataaataaataaaaatatggcAAACACCGGTCCCCCCCCTACCCGCTACCCCGTCCCCCTCTCCCACCCCACTGCACACCGCACAGCAGTAGAACCCGCAGTATTGTGAAATAtagcaaataataaataaaatgaacaaaaaaaaagagcgaaAAAGTCATCGCAGTGGCCTGTGGCCgttgtattatttttgcaCAATCATCGAAAGCTGATTGTTTACACTAGGGAGTCGGTGAGgggtggtgcgggtgcgggAGTAGCAGGGGGTGTgggctggtttttttttgggtggtttTTTATGAGCGCAAACACTGGGAATGCTCATCGATTGGAATTTCGCAAAAAATATCGAAAAGATATCGAGGGAAATTTAACGGAAATTTCAGTTGATTTTTGAACACTAAAGATGGGAATTGAAGGGAATAAGGGTATGTCTGAAGAGAGCTGAACCATATTGCgatataatattttaatatctTATGGGTTTTCTTCCGCTTCTCATAACGTGCCCCCTAGCCCCCACCTCGCTGCTGCGTTTGAACTTGAGAGGCGAGACAGAACTTTGCCTGCGATTGGCAGTGTCCTTGACATAAGCCATGGCTCATGCACCTGTCCCATCACCCGGCTGCCACTGACACGCCTTAGATAAGATTTCTTTTACTGTCAGCCCACGTTTCGGAGCCGttccccgtgccccgtgcccctcTGCACCTCTCTATACCTTTGGAGCTGTCTCCTGGAGTGATTATGCCAACAttgcttgtgcttgtgcttgtgcctCTGCAACTCTGCTGTCCCGCCGCCCCTCTCTGCCTCGAATGAACTTGAAACGAGTCACGTGCGAGGCGCCAATGTGGCGATATAATTGCCAATATAATCGCTGCCGCGCACTGATAAACATTTCGTGCATTACGTACGTGGTACAGTGGGGCCAAACACTGCCGCCACAGATCCCAATGGCTATGAAAGCAGAGATTTTTGGATCTACTAAAAAAGAAGATTAGCTTTCATAGTTTCCTTTAAAAGAAAGTGGACTTATTCCTTATATTGTTCCACTTAAGACCCCAATAGATCGGTGGCTTACCAACCATCGTAGAACCAAAGATTCCCACAGGTCTTGGATTTCACTTCGAAATTGATAGAAGAAATTTTGGAGTTTTTGGTTCTGAATCCTTAAGGATTCCATGAGTATTTCTAGCATTACCACTATTCGATGCCCCTGCCTTGCAAAGGTCTCAAAAACTACtagaaaactttttttttttggcaatacTTCCATGAAATGTTCGTGGGGTTGTTCTTTCAGGCATTCCTCATAGTAAAGACAGTGTTTTTGTCCCCTTTTCATTCATATTTTTAACACAACTCTGCACCACTGTCTCCAGTCTTCGCGGGACTCGCGTGTGTGTGGTCTCTGAACTCTGAACCCCGGACTGTGGCTTTATGTTTATTTGCAGTTGGAATATTGGAGCACTTTGCCTGGCCAGGTGTCTGCCTGCCACAGTTATGGGCGCTGTTCTGCGAACCATCCACTCGTAACTCGTAACTGGTAACTCGACACTCGACCCTCGACCATAGAGGCCCGTCCCGCGTGTAATTCCAGTGGCATTTGCCCATTAAAATTGATCAACTGCTAAGATTTCCAGTGGCAGAATTTCCAGAGAGACTCGCTTGCACTCAATGTTCCCACAATTTGCAATTGGCGCTTGATTTATGCACGTTTcctatttatgcaaattgaattttcatgAGATACATATagaggatatatgtataagtatgCTTCCCAGCAACGATGGGGCTATGGCCAGCCCCATTGAACAGGAGACATTATCCAGTCGAGCCCTCCGTGCGGTCATAAGATACGGGTATGGGTATTCCGCACTTTCAGTAGCTCGTCGCTCGTAAATCATTCACAAATCGCATTCACGTGAGGCTCAGTGAGTACTCACATGTGGCGGCAGGGGCCTCCTTATCGCGACCGGATgacccatatacatatgtatatataaatacatatattatataagatatacatatgtatgaaaagTCATTAGCTTTTGTCTAATCTCTGGGCTCTGGCGTCCCTGGCGCACAAAAATGCGCATTAGAAACATTAGGAAATTGCGTTTTGCACCTCAGCCACGAGATACCCGATGAATACCCATGAATATGCCCATGAATACCATCTAAAACTCGTAGAATCATTGAAATCAATATAATGATGATatctgcaaatattttttaaggCAATTCCCAAATTAATAGGCAAATATTAGCATTTGCTTAATTAGTTTTCAACTAATTAACAACCTAAATGACTTTAGCatacagaaaatatacagaaagagagagagggaggaaggAACTGTCGGAAGGGCGGTAAGGGCAGGCGGGACTGGGTGTTGCAGGAAATGCTGGGGGTGATTGGTGGGCgggttgggtggttgggtggaaATTGCATTAGCCGCAAGCGTGACTCTGGCAAATGAAAACAGATGTGCGAAAAAAACGTGGAAAATCCCCTacaattaaatggaattcgAATTCTAAGgaatatacatttttctaaTCTCTCAAGAAAGCCACGATTACAGAATACGTTTCTTGTATGAATTGGATGCTATACAAATTTTGATGTCTGCCTCCAGCGACTAGCTCTGTTTAGACCAATATTTGGATTGCAGTCGTTTATCGATGATAAGTAATCGATTTTGCTTTTCTGAAGGGGTAACATTTGTTTCTTCGATGCCAAAGATGCAGATGCTGTTCAAAAAGGATGTAATTTCTGTTTAAAATCGAATAAAAAAACATGCATTAAATTGGATGATTATCGAGACATTTATCGTTGATCGATAATAGCTCTTCTGAAGAGGGAACATTTGTTCTTTCGATGTCAAAGTTACAAAGATACTGTTCAAAAGAGATGTAATTTCAATCAGTTATCGATTTATATCGATATTATCGTGATTTTTATGATATAATACCTTATATGTTATATTGTGAGATCTCTATGCCAAACACTAATAGATCACATAGAGTATACCCAGAATTCCATTCATTAAATGATCATTGATCGCCTCTTCTGAAAGCCACAATATATTATACAATAAGTGGAAAGTCTATAGTACATTCGTAAGAACATTCATTGATTATGTGATTTCGACGATCCCAAGTGAACTCCTAACTGATTTTCGTATGCCCAAAGTCGACACTTGTCATACTAATCGAGTGCTAACATCTCTATACACTGTTTTgataattaaacaaacaaacagacaatTATGCATGCATATTTACAGTTCCTACTGTAGTTCCTACTGTAGTACTGGCATTATGCATCGAAAAGGTGCTGGGCGGGCAATATGCGCCATTGGGAATTACGCATTCGATTTGCTAATTGCCACACGAGTGCCAAGTGCCACATAGTGCTATATATAGAAGCCCACCCGAAAGCGGCTGAAACTGCGTACTATTttggatggagatggaggtggaggtgtaTCCCCTCTCCGGACTGCCACTGATTAAACGTTAAAATGTGCATCGACTATCGATAATGATTCgcgccgtgtgtgtgtgtgtgtgtgtgtgcgtgtgtggcgGCTGTAAAACTACGCAATTGATGAGTGGAGTGTAAATGGGAACGTAAACGACGTCGTACATCGTCATCATTATACGTAGTACGTACCACGCGGCCCAGGCGATACGCTATTTGTATCTGTCAGATACTCTCGCCCGTACTCGCTCGCTGTTTGATTTATGAACTGCAAATGCGACAATTACTGTTACTTTCGCGATGCATGTATTTATTCTTTtgattgtgtttttgttttttttcctttttt
The sequence above is a segment of the Drosophila pseudoobscura strain MV-25-SWS-2005 chromosome X, UCI_Dpse_MV25, whole genome shotgun sequence genome. Coding sequences within it:
- the LOC6899963 gene encoding glycine-rich protein 5, whose protein sequence is MKLPVLLWISLALLMSMAAAQGPAEAAQAGIGAAAGAGAQIGAQAGGGADAAEGMGVGMDAGVGGGAGAGAGAGAKGGAGVGGGGGGGAKGRR